In Ooceraea biroi isolate clonal line C1 chromosome 6, Obir_v5.4, whole genome shotgun sequence, the genomic stretch CATGTTCAATcttgattatataaattgcaacaTACAACAAAATTCCCAAAAACATTTATTgacatgaatatttaatatttatttttactcgcCTTTAGAAATGATAGCTGTCCTTCCTTTTGCGAATTGACTTTCCTTCTCAGATAAGCCAAACCGGCTTTCAAGTCTTCTAAAGTTGTGGCATGATGGTGTTGCAATAAAAACCATCCTGGATGAAACTTCTCGCTTGTGAGATCGCCGCTCCCATCTCCGAAAAGGTCGATCAACTCATCCTCGggaaattttttactttcagATGAAAACATGAGTTCGATTATTGTGAAATATGGTTGCTGAAGCTTATTAGCAGGTTACAACTTGAATATTTACTCGTTCCCTTCTACGCTAAGCCCCAAAGGATCTTCCTGTTGATAGTTTGTAGGTGACAGAGCTCTTCTACCCCAACCCAAACTCTCCATAGGAGCTTCCTCTACCCATACCGCCGACTCCTTCATGGGGCCTATGGTCTCGTGATAACCACGAAACTGTACTGTCGAGGTTCCTTGTCCTCCACTCCGTGTCGTCACTATTATGTCGCCACGACCCTTGCAAGGTCCCGATCTTGCTATTATTTTGTTCGACGATTTCCATTCGGCCGAAAGTAGACAATCGCACCCACATATTGTCAATCCTGCAAAAtagttatgtaataaatattatattaaatatatattatattatattatattacaagttATATCGTATATGTATTGGATTGACTAGAAAATCCATGcagattttttaaacaaaatttattaattcttaatatgaAGTTTTACCTTTTGCGttttttgcgtttgaattttgctaaaaaaatctACATGGACTTTCTGGTCAGCTCATaaatcttaaattaatattaatttcttactgccatgttattaaatttttgaaatattaatagtaaaacatatatttatatatatatatatatatttataaatgctttttgtaattaataatagaataaaaagatCAATAACAGTTTAGATCATAGATAAtcgtgataaattataaatctatcgCACAAAACATTCTTTTTCAACTCTTTGTAACTCTTGTAGCTTGTAGCTTTAAAGTCAATAACTGCAGGCAGGAAAATATCTCTCaaaaaaatgtagaaaaaaatttatttcaatttacgcAAGTTGGCAAGACACcagattacataaataaattttttgaataaCACAGTTGATCGTTCTATCGTTAATTCAAATTCTGGAGATCTTTGTGATAATGCATTGTATTTTTCATAGAAGTTAGCTTGACAAGTGGTACTAACCTATGAGATCTTGAGCTTTGACTCCTAAAAATTCACCCCGCACTATCACCCGAGTGCCCGGTGGGCCTTCCTTGGGTGATATCCCGGTAACTACGGGTGGAGGACCCATTTTACGTGTtctaaattataaaagcatttatCGACGTCGTCGATCTTAAACCGCACTGACACGAGGATTATCATGAATTATCGGACAGGTTAGTATTTCAAATACCCGCACACTTGACACTTGGAAACTTTGACTACATACCTATGGACTGCTAACGTTGCCACTTAGGTAATGTAAAAGACGCGATCCAAGATCTCAGCGCACCCACGTCCCAACGGCCAAGCCAAGAACTAATAGTCGTACATATACCTTTGACCGAAGCATTTGTTCTGTGGTTTCATGACGCACGTGAGGTGTTATAAGTGACAAATTCTAAGGGAAAACAAAATGGTTCGTTATTGTTGTATCAAATCATGTACAATCACACGATACAAAGCCAAAACAGGAATACAAAAATCgtctcgaaataaagaattcacaCTTGGTTCCTTAAATTCTCTGCGATTATCGGTCCGCAATTCCGATGGTTGATGATGCACGGATCCTTGAATCTGGAAGGTTTCTCCTTACTTACTTACGAACGGACGTCGATTAATCATTGAGGTCATACCTCATACAATAACGAGCactacagaaaaaatatttaatatttatagaatagaaaataaaacacgcatttcaaagaatgactttgcacgtaataagaaatataaatgtccaaaatctttttaccaattttgacgcgcacgtattagataatgatttattagaaaatcacaaacataaaatgataaaaacaataatagagttttatttaaaaataaagttatattggtTTGGCAAAGAATTGACACGTaacttacatgtaaaatatgtccgtaaagattttacaaaactaattttgttCAAAGGGCAGTAAgtgtaatctatatatatataagccaactaccactcactgactcatcaacgtgcagcccgaaccactgcatctatcgacttgaaattttaagggtatattcctactagtacgtaggtgctcactaagggtgggttttccgaaattccacccctaacgggtgagaaggggtaaaatgtgtttttatttaattctacacataatatcgcgagcGAAGCCCGCgcgacgggggatgctagtgtataataaaactgatttctaGTCTCTTAagattacgtttttattttcttaatttttttttttcaagtataCTTTATTGTACCACATTCTCATGTACCTAATACTTTATTGtaagtaagaaaagaatttgaagttattttgcaatttaacatgaaaagtgtaacaattttactgttcaaaaagcatttaaaaattcatattaatacaatgaccatgaatattttgttttatattgtagtataagagaatgtgaatattatattcttaaaacaatgttcacgaaatatatgattattagttCTTGGTTTGGCCGTTGGTACCTGGTGGCGCTGAGATCTTGGATCGCACAATGGCTGCCCATTAGCAGTCCATAGGTATATAGTCAAAGCTTGGAAATAAACCACGATAGCCGTGCAGTATACACGTAATACATGAATGTAAGCAAACAGAAGCATCATTTACGATTTGTCACATTttgagatagagaaagaaagaaatggagaaagggagagagggaaagagacagaaaagAAGTCAAACTCCGGTCTTGATACGTCCAACATCGACGAGATACTTTTAAAGACTGATTGTGAAACTGTCAGCTATATGGGATCTGGTGAAGGCCAGAAATAAGCGAAGAACTTGGCATTATCGATCGATACTGCATTTGGTTGTACTGAAGCTGACTGTAGATTTGACCGAATTGCAAGACTTTTAAGTAGGGTGCtagatttcaaaattattatgtcTACATGAATTGTTTGCGTATTGTTCATATAATTACACGGACTCTTTTCATGTAAACTATGTAAACTGTGTAACCTATTGGGCTGACCGAAAATTCGTGCGGATTTCTTTTTTGGCAAAATttaaactttgtattaattcttgatacaaagttttgcgtttgaatttttattaaatttagcgTGTTCTCTAGCTGGAAAACGCCCACTAGAATACCATCCTAAACTTCCGTTTGTTTACGCATAAAGTGCGATGGCGTTACTATCGCAGCTGTCGCGTGTCATCTTTGCCCgagagtttcttttcttttgctcTCGCGTAGTCCAGTCTTCTTTTGACATTTACCAGATGCTGGCTGTCAATTCGAGTAGTCTATTTCTGACATGTCTAGTGCTGATctacatatgtatttattgtaGATcttttagataataatatttcgctaTTTCCaattatatagaatttattaatacagcAAAAAAAATTGgagtgtatatgtataatatacaaattcaACGAGAAAATACTGCTAGGAAGAGATAATCGAGGTTTCGTGGAGTGATTAATGTCTTATTAAATGtcaatatacacacacatgatAAAGCTGCACCTTTATCCAATGTAAAGATTGATAAAACGTTTTAAAGTAATAGTTAAGTAATAGTCAAGCAGAGAAGATTGGTATGTATCTCTTATGAGATGAAATCTGCATGCAACATTATTGGGCGTATcgataaaaactattttattgtatagaTTGTAGCTTAAGGAAGCATGTACCTGACAGAATTGTTGTTTACAGATTCATTTATGAAGCTATATTGAATTTAATATGCCAAGTTCGCATCTATACGCCATAAACAATGAGGGGCGCGTATTTGGATTGTCGACATCTGGGAATATGTGGCGTGAGTTTATGTACCTGGGACTTGAATTTAAACAGCTGTCGGCAGTGCCACACTTTATGTGGGCTATTGGTGGTGACAGACAAGTTTATGTTCACGTTCACGGCTTAGACATACCAATTAGAATCAAGGAAGAGACTTACGAAAATGAGGTATGTGTCTAAGATGCATTATTTGACATTAGATGAGGACAATTACATGTACtctaaatatgttatataaaggaaattgcaataaataaggAAGTCTATTTGAAGAACAAAACAATTCAAACTATAATCTCTCAGTCGTAATTTTGGCATTGTAATACTATAACATGTACTAAATGATTTTAGCATAGTTTTATACACAAAGAACTCATATCAgcgttttataattaataaatatttgttgatTATAAAgctcaaattattaattaattttagcgATGGCTGCCTTTAGAAGGATTTTCTGGAAGATTGCTCCCGACTGACAgatacaatttttcaaatcaagATGGTACAGTTGATCGAAGCAGAGACAAAGTAAAATTGCCATCGATGGCATGGCAATGGGAAGGTGATTGGCAAATAGAAACAACGCTAGATGGTCAACCATTAGATCacgatgtaaatatatattttttaatatcatttgttTGTACATTGTACAAATTATGCTTTTTACCTTGTTTTTACTCTACTATTTTATGTGCTTAATCTGcattataaacaaataaatgtgctactatcaagttttattttcgaaaTGGTAGAATACAATTTTAGCTgctttaatgtaataaaatttaatgcaatttcAAGATCGTAACATTATTTCATGTGTAACaaaatctaatattattttttgtacaaaaatgCTTTATTTTACTCTATTATATCtgtgaagaaatatttaaattaaaaacatattatttctttctttacgGTTATGCATCATATCGTTCaactataaatagaataacatttaatatacaaCGTGTACATATAACAATGCATGAatctcatatattttatgatataactattataatatttatgattactATATTTTCACGCTTTTTATGAGTATTATGTTCTTCACAACATTTCATTTATGTATAGATTTGTTATCAGTTGCCCATCTGTTGCCAGTTGACCAAAGAAAATCTTATGATCACAGAGAATCTGATGTTTTGATAGGGCTGGACATACGCAATTGATTTCCCAGCTACATATACTACAAAAAAGCAATGGAAATCCTGCGTAAGAAGGCGCAAATGGGTCCGTTATCGAAGATACAGCGCTATGAATTCGTGGTGTGCTATCGCACCTCTTCATAAGGATCCAACTAAGGTGATGGGAAACGCTATGATGTCGTACGTGACTTCCACGTTCCTTTTTACGTGATTTAACTAAATAATGTATCACGCTTTTAGGAACCTTTTATCGATGTAGCTGTGGGTGGAAATCAAATGCCTGGAGATAGCTCCGGAAGTTTAATAGTTTGGGCGGTGACCGCTCACGGAAGGgtataacttttaattttgGAGGATTTTCTAcactaatatttttcttaattgtattattttggACAGCAAATTAttgtgcattattatttaGGTGATGTTTCGCGTTGGGACGAGCACAACTTGCCCCGAAGGACAGAGATGGAGCTCTATTAAGTTGACAAACGGTTACGAAGTTTGTCAGATCAGTGTTGGAGTAACTGGTCTTGTTTGGGCAGTGCTTATGACAGGCAAAGCGCTCGTCCGTACTGGTGTAACGAGGGACAATCCAATGGGTACGTAAGCACATGCAAATATAAGATGTCATaacaacattaaaaatatatatttatttatcagtgTAACGGTAAATAAcggtaatattaattatcatatacatGTTAAAGGCGAGGATTGGTCAGAAGTGGAACCGCCGCAAAAGGATTTAAGATTGGTGCAAGTTAGCGTAGGTACTGACGCTGTATGGGCCGTTACGCACGACGGTGGAGTGTGGTTTCGGAAGGGTGTCCAGGGCGAGATAAGCGGTGTTTGTGAGCAATTGGCTACTGGTACCGGTTGGGTCGAAATGCTAAGCAAAATGACATTGGTGTCGGTTGCTCCAAATGAtcaagtaatttaatattaattaattcttattttacgtagcaaagaaaattttgttgtatacttatcatatatttttcgtCGTCATGTTTGATAAAGGTTTGGGCTATTGGCTACGACGATCGCTGTTTATATTATCGTACTGGTATCACACGCTCCGAGTTAACGGGGAAAAGATGGAAATTAATAAACGCGCCGCTCCAACTGAGTCGAGCGAGTAGCAATGCCAGTTTGTCATCCAGCAACAGGCACAGCGTCTGCGGCACGCCGCAACAACCACGTCATCAGAGCTGGAGTTCCTTGGTAAAGGcataatcttttatattatttatcacgtaggataataaaatttgacaatgcatttaattaaatctgaacatttttattgtatctTTGTAGAGTAATACATATATCTGGCATATCTTTATAGAATCGTCCTCATAGCACGAGCGAAGGTACAACATTAATCAGAGAATGGGAGGAACAATCGCGTTCAGCGCCAACGCCTACATCTTTAAAATTGTGGCAACGTACCGGTGATGGCATACCCGTCAAAAATAATCAACAAACATCGTTCCAAGATATATATCTaaatgaagagagaaagaggtaaAAGCGATCATCTTCAATGACTTGTGCTTAGGGGGGAACCTGATTCTAAATAGTTATGATAGAGAGtttctcaaataaaaaaagaaatctaatTTTTCTGTACTATAGATCTGCAAGTTCCGTAGACACGGGTGATCTGAACGAAGCTAGTGTTGCTAATATAACTATATCTAATGAATCTTTAGCAAAAAGCGGAGAATCCATAGTTGTCTCGGGAAAAGGAATGGGCAGTACCGTTAAGGTTAAAATGacttcaaaattaattaaagtgctGATTAACGTATTActacatacaatataaaaaatatataaacaatgaTAATGAACGATACATTGTGATAGATTAATCCTGCCGCTTGGAGCCCTGTCCACTCTGTTGGTTCGATGGTGGGCGTTGAAGCACATCCGGAAACGGACGGTAGTATATTTGATCCAGATTTAACTGGAGATTCCGGGGTGTACGGTGAAGATGACAGCGCAGGGATAATATATTGGGCGGAGTGCGACGTGTCATGGTACAAAGTCGAAGCTGGGGCGTGCTTCGTTGATCCAACGAATCCACCAAAGTGGTAAGATCAATGATTCTATTCCTAGAGATcttacaaatacaaatacgtttaataatttagGAGTTGATGATAAACCTTATAAATCCTTAATTACTGTTAATCGAATAGGATTGCAGATGGCAATGGTACGACACAAGGGGAAATTGGAGAGTCATGGaggatatatattttagagGAACTAAGAGCGAGATTAAAGAAAATGCCATTCGATTCTTCAATAGAATACGAAAAAGCTGTCGAAAAGTAAGGAGAAGATAACTACGATTACATACGCATGATAAGAAATATTGCTTTCTATTTAACAAACTGTATTATAGATCATCTTGGGTAAAGACTGGCGATgctaaatgtaaaataaaaaatggcaACATGTATGAAGATTGCAAGATTGAACTGGAATGGATAAGCAGTGATACTGGTTCATTGGATTCTGGCACCTTAATCATTTTGAATGCAGACGGTGTAACAAGCATAGTACGTTGAAGCGAAATTTCCAAATTTATTCTACACGTAATTCTAAATGTTTGTACATTACGacataatgtttatttaaataatattgcagATACAGTTTCCAGTTTCGGAAATCACATGCGTCGTATGCTG encodes the following:
- the LOC105276746 gene encoding tectonin beta-propeller repeat-containing protein, which produces MPSSHLYAINNEGRVFGLSTSGNMWREFMYLGLEFKQLSAVPHFMWAIGGDRQVYVHVHGLDIPIRIKEETYENERWLPLEGFSGRLLPTDRYNFSNQDGTVDRSRDKVKLPSMAWQWEGDWQIETTLDGQPLDHDGWTYAIDFPATYTTKKQWKSCVRRRKWVRYRRYSAMNSWCAIAPLHKDPTKEPFIDVAVGGNQMPGDSSGSLIVWAVTAHGRVMFRVGTSTTCPEGQRWSSIKLTNGYEVCQISVGVTGLVWAVLMTGKALVRTGVTRDNPMGEDWSEVEPPQKDLRLVQVSVGTDAVWAVTHDGGVWFRKGVQGEISGVCEQLATGTGWVEMLSKMTLVSVAPNDQVWAIGYDDRCLYYRTGITRSELTGKRWKLINAPLQLSRASSNASLSSSNRHSVCGTPQQPRHQSWSSLNRPHSTSEGTTLIREWEEQSRSAPTPTSLKLWQRTGDGIPVKNNQQTSFQDIYLNEERKRSASSVDTGDLNEASVANITISNESLAKSGESIVVSGKGMGSTVKINPAAWSPVHSVGSMVGVEAHPETDGSIFDPDLTGDSGVYGEDDSAGIIYWAECDVSWYKVEAGACFVDPTNPPKWIADGNGTTQGEIGESWRIYILEELRARLKKMPFDSSIEYEKAVEKSSWVKTGDAKCKIKNGNMYEDCKIELEWISSDTGSLDSGTLIILNADGVTSIIQFPVSEITCVVCCSEPGNPRIAIYTPKLNRSKVLRLQFASDTEMEDWLAHLTSVSCQMYNVYGKPGPNSIWTTTALGDIYVFDPAIAEECQLSEDGYVQEMDVAGKELPFESILQNGFACGSTLKITVCVHDDADRLFFNLVCYTTTFVKQKTVTDSHDIALHFNPRFKENIIVRNTYQNGQWGDEERSGRSPLKAGCDFTLYIVCEEHGYRIFINGSEYTFYSHRIPSQSITHLRIKGLLTLSSITYKSTSVIIEPSTMFWRQIGGHLKKVETSSVGVTWGIGYDYTAWVYTSGWGGAFLKGLGTSNTGINTMVDTHNYYVYENQRWNPVTGYTAHGLPTDRYMWSDATGRHKCTREHTKLLSMHWHWVSDWIVDFHTPGGVDRDGWQYATDFPSQYHGKKQFTDYVRRRRWFRRCQLTTSGPWQELGNTKLVDVSLYATGKPGTDAPIYVWAIAANGEALFRRGVSESCPMGVSWEHIPSDQPLIGISCGPCGQVWAVGKNGSSCWRLGISATKPTGVQWQNVEPPSGAQLKQISVGHDVVWTLDTMGRLSVRREIQSNVFPEGTHWQTLPTMPNDPIHIDMSVINAKQGFRHVSVSREQGQVWAISGAGIICRRIGITRENPAGTGWVTGIGANWQNISLGGLVNKTK